The following DNA comes from Pseudorasbora parva isolate DD20220531a chromosome 8, ASM2467924v1, whole genome shotgun sequence.
TTCCACGTGAGGAAGGaaaacatctgaactgtcagaCGAGGACGAGAAAGTGCCTCAGCAGTCCCAAAACCCGCTGACCAGTCCATCTGCGAACCATGGGGGAGCCGCAAGCCTGCCAGCTTCACAAAATAGTCCTTTtggacaaacaacaccaaatagacaaaaAATGAATTCACAGAGCGCTGCGCTTCATCTGAAAAAGCTGTCTGTACTATATGCGGGCATCCTGTTACAGCTTTCGGTAATGCCGTCACATAATTTGTCATGGCGCAGCACCAATCAGGATCGGTGAcagatttcattcatgcttcagaCGCGCTACGCTGGGGGCGTTTCCCAAAGTGTCATCACAAGGACAAAGTGCAAGTTTCCTCGAAAGGGAACTTTTAATTAGGTATGGttacagattttaaaaaaaatagatccAGTTATTATAAACTAATTTTATTTCATAACACATGTGCTGGCTAATATTGCAAAATGATTTCCTTCCACCTTTCACTGAGCagtatctttttattttttggcaGTCAATTcaatttcacaaaaaaagaaaactaatCATATGCTACAGTTTTAATGTAGCTCTATCGTTGCAATTCTAATTAATGTACTGTGTAAACAGCTGATTTGCTGGTGCAAATGCCTGGTACACAACAAAGTGATTCAgccattaaaacattttttattttattttgttaatgtaCAGAAAGAAGGAAGAAACAATGATTGTTGCTTAGTAGGTCTAATTTTGACCAAATTTCTTTGAATGAGATGAAAACAGACTAAACATGCCGGTCACATGTGGGTGTTATTGAGAACTTGCACTATATCAAACTAAACAGTCTTTAATAATACACTTCAGAGGGAAAAGGAGAACACAAGAGACCCAACCACGCAAAGACTGACAACACAGAGCAATGAGCGAACCAAAACAGGAATTACATTTATAGAGATAAACGGTGGAACAGAACATGAACAGCTAAATCAAATTATAACTAATGTGTAACTATAGAAACTAACAAGAAGACATGACAGGAACTATCTAAACAGAACATGATTGGGACAGTCTGATTGTTGTGTATCGATTTTTCCTGCCTTAGTAGTAATCCGGGTGGGCAGGAGCTTTACAGTATACCCAGACCTAGGGTGACCAGACATCGTTGACATCAGCGGGGACGGTTTGAGAACATTCTGGGAACGTGATATTTTTGCAGGATAAGtggacttgttttttttttttgttgttgttgttgttgttgtttttttttttgcttggctttgtttttttgtaagtgTTTTCTCTTCCGTTTATTGTAGAAAGGACTTCAGGTCCTAACCTGTTTTCTCAGACGGGTGGGGTCCAAGTCAAATGGACCGTAAACCAGGTTAAACCTGACCAGATTCCACAGCAGGGAATGTGGATACAGCCAGTTTCTGTGAGATGCACATCAACAATGAACTATCTATTGATGACTTGGCTCGAATACAAATTAAGTCATCAATCAAAAAGCCTTTGGATATCAACCACAAGCATTTAGAGCTATGTAGTGATCTAGTGGTTTTACGCTcgttttatttaataaacaagttgtttttagcGTATATATCCATCAGTAGGTGCTCGATCTCCACTGACCAGCATCattttaacaaaaacaaaaccaatcatATGTTAAAGTGTTAACATAGCCCTATTATTGccataaaatattaatgtttcaaAAAACAATTCTAATAAATGCACTGTTCTCAGAGCTTATACCACTTGCTGATTTGTTGACTCAAATGCCTGAACCACAAATCAGTGCcagaatattatataatatttttcgtTGACGTCATGTTATGTAAGAAACAAATGAAGTAGAAGCCGACTGAACATGCCTTATAgttgtttattgttttcttttacagCAAAATGTTGATTTCTTTTTCAATGAGGATCTTTCCAGAATCAGTTTTTTAACATGTCAGAGGCGTGCATGATCTGATTTAGAATGTATTCTTAGATGTGAGAATATTCAGACGATGAAATGAAATGATGGTAATACACTATCAATATGTTGTTTTACATAACCATtcattttaataacaaaataagaCATAATAATCATTGTGCAAAAAGTGCTAACTAAAATCTTGATATAATTAACTCACATTTTATAAAACCATAgatattgtatttattaacagTTAGATATCTTTCATTTTCTGATTAATAAAACTATCCCCTATTGTCATATTAAACATAGGTGCAATTGTTCAATAATTACAAGAATGGCTTGTTTATAAAATACATTAAGTTTGATTCCACTCATCACATTATACAAACACATTTTTCTCTTGATCTGTATATAATCACAGCACAAAAACTCAGTAAATATACTATATGTCATATCAGACACTGTCCTTCTACTGTCTCCCCTTGAGGAAAAAAGTCCAGAGGTGGaggttttaaaaattaaaaattaaaaaaaaaggttttaaaaaaaattatactaaaAGCCTTTGCACGTAAAAAGTCTGTGTGCTTGATCTCTTTCAGACGTAGGCTTTGCTGGTGGCAACGGACCGTGGCTGAGAGTACTTGGCGCCGTAGTTGTCTTCCTTAGGTGGGCAGGAGCTACACATTATTCCTCCTCCCAGGATCAGTAGTGCAGCTGCACCAAATCCAATGTAGAGAGATGCCCCGATCTCCCTTCTTTGGGAATCTGTGAGAATGGGATTGTAGAAATCCCTGATAATGGTGTTAGCTGACCAACAGATggggaccagaaccaggacTCCAGCGATGAGGAAGATTACACCACTAGCAATAGCCACCTTTACCTTTGTACTTTCACCCTCGACAAAGCTGGTACATTTTCCACCAGCAATCCCAAGGATGATCCCAAAGACACACACAATGATGGCGATGATCACAAGAGCCCGAGCAGCTTGCAAGTCCTGAGGTAAGGCCAAGAGGGAGTCGTAGATTTTGCACTGCATTTGTCCTGTGCTTTGTACCACGCAGTTCATCCATAAGCCCTCCCAGAAGATCTGCGCTGTCACAATATTGGAACCAATGAATGCTGTCACCTTCCACATAGGAAGAGCACAAATCACAATAGTTCCAATGAACCCAATAATGCCAAGGGACATGCCCAGGGTCTGTCGACACATAGACACCATGTTTTCTTGTTTGCCTGGGCTGTGTTGGGTTGGAAGTGTTCGTTCCTCTCTTTATATTGTAGAAATGATTTTTGTTCCTAACCTTTATAGTTTTATGATTTTCTCCAAAGGGAGGAGTCCAAGTTGGATGGACTTGAAACCAGGTTAAACCTGATCAGACTACACAGCAGGAAATGTGGATACAGTTTATTTCTTTGAGATGTGCACTTGTTTAAAATCCAATTAAACCAAGTCATCAACTGAAAGGATTGGGTGTATATCAACCATAACCCTTTATAGGAATTAAGTGATCTAGTGATCTACAccaattttatttaataaacaacCCTTACGGAAGAGAAGTTTATTCAACTGTGCTAATACttcttttaaaattttaaataagaaAATACTTTCTGTCTATttttgtcacggttcatggattccctgtctcactcttgggtgcgtgttgaatgtaggtgagggcggagcctgggattggctcatcacgcacctgtggctgatcacctgcaccagctgcaactcatcaccttcacactatttagtctctctgtttctctcttgtctttgtcagagcgttgttggatgtttccccttgtgtctccgtgttggttgtcgtttcccccttccgtgaaacgctggatcccttcccggaatacctgtaccgacctcctgagtcacagctgctcacagcctgcccgtgtcgccaaacagagcctctctcactgctccgtcttatccggacttcttcagtgttctgagttttgacttctgtgacactattctgtctataaactgagttacttgcaattgaatcctgcctctgtgaatccgttacagaacgctctgaccaaccatggattcagcaagtatcaacgccctactgaccagcagcaacgagagactggaccagcaggaggcgaacttaactgccacaggacaggcagtacacaccttggtggcacgggtggccgagctgacccaacagatgcaacaactcgtcggtcccactgtgcccgacccaccgccgattccccacacaccatctacatcgcggcaaccggaaccacgtctgcctacccctgagagttatgccggtgagagcaattattgcagagccttccttaccaagtgttccttgtttttcgctcttcaaccgcagactttcaacacagaaagatccaaggtggcattcatcctcaccctgctctccggacgagccgcactttggggaacggcggtgtgggagaatcaacatccttgctgctcctcgttccagacgctggcggcagagatgagaagggtgtttgaccgagcggtgaccggaagagaagcggcacgtcaactcgcagagctccgtcaAGGTAACCGCTCAGTCTCGGactattccatcgagttccgcaccctggccgccgagtgcaagtggaacgaggaggcacagtgggacatgttcctgcatgggctggctgaccgcatccagaaggagatattcACCATCGACCatccggagaagattgacggtctcattgaccttgcgttgagggtggacgctcgtctgagtcggctgaggtccaggatggagcctcagcatgggagtgtcgaatgccctcaggccagcgctacggatgcggtcagctacaccttcgacccggagcccatgcaggtgggtcgagctcggctctcccgggaggagaaggcaagacggagatcccgtggtctttgcctgtactgcggcgggaacggacacctgctagactcctgcccggtaaaagaccacgcccggcggtaagaggaaggctactgtcgggcgggatctccgtggaaaagacctcatcctccactctcctcccggtgagattgctgtgggcagctcaggattattccagcctcgccctcctcgactcgggagcggaaggtaacttcattgactctgccctcGCTCATAAACTCAACATACCCATCATTGCACTCAAaaacaccatttctgtcaacgcactcaacggacaagttctccctgacatttcattcaccactgaaccacttacactgatcacttccggcaaccacactgaacgcatttcatttttcatcctggactcccctttggctcccgttgtcctcggtcacccttggctggagttacacaatccaagggttgactggggacaaaactctgtgtctgcgtggagtgataaatgttatgagtcttgtttggtgtctgcttgttcgtctgtttctcgttctgtttttcagagtgagacggtgaatctgtctaacgtgcctccggagtacctcgacctgaaggaagtgttcagtaagtcccgagctgcttctcttcctcggcatcgtccctatgactgtgctatagatttactcccaggtaagtctccgcctaagggcaaactatactctctttctattccagagagggaggccatggagaaatatatttctgattctctagcctccaaattcatccgcccttcctcttctccagcgggggcggggttcttctttgtggggaagaaggatggttctctgcgaccttgcattgattaccgagggctgaataacatcacggtaaagaatacctatcctttgccgttgatgtcttcagctttcgagaggttacagggagcatccgtcttcacgaagttggacttacgtaacgcttatcatttggttcgcatcagggagggggatgaatggaaaaccgcatttaacacccccagggggcattttgaatatttggtcatgcctttcggcctttccaactccccagcggttttccaggcactcgtcaatgatgtgttgagagacatggtcgaccaattcatatatgtctacctggatgacattttgatttttttcttcgtctctccaggaacatgttcgacacgtcagacgagtgcttcagaggttgctagagaatgggctttttgtcaaggcggagaaatgcgcttttcatgcacagtctgttccttttttagggtacatcgtgtcatcggagggaatgcgcatggatcccgacaaggttaaggctgtgatggattggccaagtccagattcccgtaaggccctacagaggtttctggggttcgccaatttctatcggcgttttattcgcaatttcagccaactagccgcacctctgactgccttgacctctccccgaacgacgttcaggtggtccgatacagccgaggctgtattcgccaaactcaaaagccgctttgtttcggctcccatcttagtcgcccctgattccacacgtcagttcgtggtagaggtcgacgcgtcagaggtgggggtaggagcggttctttcacagcgctctccctcagatgacaagatgcacccgtgcgcgtttttctcccatcgtctttctcctgccgaacgcaattatgacattggtaacagagagttgttggccgtcaagttagcgttggaggagtggcgtcattggcttgaagggtcgggggtaccttttattgtatggacggatcataagaaccttgaatatattagatctgctaaaagactcaactccaggcaggctcggtgggcactttttttcggacgttttgactttgttctctcgtaccgccccgggtctaaaaacatcaaacccgactctttatctcgtatttttgatgcttccgaacgcccggttactcccgagtgtattttgccagagaagctagttatctctacactcacatgggagatcgaatcgaaggtcaaagtggccttagaaggggtaacgcccccgcccggcggcccaccgagttgtttgttcgttccggaggggttaagatccgaggtcctcaaatggggtcactgctccaacattgcttgtcatccaggggtaaaccgcacttgcagtttaataaagcaacgattttggtggccacttatggctcgcgacattcgcagttttgttttggcttgctcggtctgtgcggttggtaagacatctaaccaacctccccatgggttacttcagccgttgtctgttccttcgagaccctggtcccacatcgctctagattttgttaccgccctcccgccctcccagggcaagacggtcgttttgaccgtcgtggaccgattctcgaaggcagcacatttcattcccttgcccaaattaccctcagccaaggagacagcggtatctgtagtagaccacgtctttcggttacatggcctcccgatggacgtggtctccgacagaggttcccaatttgtgtccaaattttggcaggagttttgtaaattactaggagccacggttagtctgtcttcgggttatcacccccaaagcaacggtcagaccgagagagccaatcaggatctggaaagagtgttgcgatgtttggtatccaagaatccttcatcctggagccagcaactctctatggttgagtacgctcataactcgttaccagtgtcatctacgggcctttcgccatttgagtgtagtgtaggttaccagccacctatttttcctagtctggattccgaggtcgcggtcccctctgttcacgcctttatccagaggtgtcatcgcacatggaccaaggctaaagccgatcgccaccggtctaagcctcccgtttacgtcgtcggtcaaaaagtgtggctttctaccaagaacattcctctccgctccgtatctataaacttgctcccaaatttatcggcccgttcactgtcaccaagatcattagtccggtgacagtccgcctcaaactccctccggcgtacaggaggattcatcccgccttccatgtatccaaaatcaaacctgtttttcactcccaccttaatccgccagtcccggtccccccaccgccgcgactcgtagatggggaaccaacttattcggttaatcgcattctggattctagacggaggggacgcggtttccagtacttggtggactgggaaggttacggtccggaggagagaagttgggttcctgctagggacattctggatcactcccttattgatgattacaatcaacaggtaaggtcggctgggagcgtcaggggacgctcctagggggaggggtactgtcacggttcatggattccctgtctcactcttgggtgcgtgttgaatgtaggtgagggcggagcctgggattggctcatcacgcacctgtggctgatcacctgcaccagctgcaactcatcaccttgacactatttagtctctctgtttctctcttgtctttgtcagagcgttgttggatgtttccccttgtgtctccgtgttggttgtcgtttcccccttccgtgaaacgctggatcccttcccggaatacctgtaccgacctcccgagtcacagctgctcacagcctgcccgtgtcgccaaacagagcctctctcactgctccgtcttatccggacttcttcagtgttctgagttttgacttctgtgacactattctgtcaataaactgagttacttgcaattgaatcctgcctctgtgaatccgttacaatTTTTTATGTCCTTCTCataaatacaggtccttctcaaaaaattagcatattatgataaagttcattattttccataatgtaatgataaaattaaactttcatatattttagattcattgcacaccaactgaaatatttcaggtcttttattgttttaacactgattttggcacacagctcatgaaaaccccaaattccaaAGTATTGCTACCTTCTTCTAGGAAATAACATCTGGAACTCCACTTAAAGTCGGACATTCGGCGTACATCATACCACCCCGACCTCAGCGAGACTATCACTTTTAAGATGGTTATTTGACATCACTTTTAAGATGCTGGCAAGTCTTGCTTCCAATGAGCATTAACATAATAATCAAATTATtactttaacatttaacattaagTTT
Coding sequences within:
- the LOC137084450 gene encoding uncharacterized protein; the encoded protein is MVSMCRQILGMSLGIIGFIGAIVICALPMWKVTAFIGANIVTAQTIWEGLWMNCVVQSTGQMQCKIYDSLLALPQDLQAARALVVIAIIVCVFGIILGIAGGKCTSFVEREDTKVKVAIASGVIFIVAGVLILVPVCWSANTIIRDFYNPILTDPQRREIGGSLYIGWGAAALLILGGGILCSSCPPKEDNYGIKYSQPRSVATSKAYPTQTSVHPQRKVNETVNLLRMVDGEYLLLDAVSQPMQEHVPLEERTLPTQHSPGKQENMVSMCRQTLGMSLGIIGFIGTIVICALPMWKVTAFIGSNIVTAQIFWEGLWMNCVVQSTGQMQCKIYDSLLALPQDLQAARALVIIAIIVCVFGIILGIAGGKCTSFVEGESTKVKVAIASGVIFLIAGVLVLVPICWSANTIIRDFYNPILTDSQRREIGASLYIGFGAAALLILGGGIMCSSCPPKEDNYGAKYSQPRSVATSKAYV